The genome window GCGACTTGGTGAAGATAACGTTCTGGTTGGACCACGAACCCGTGTCGGACAACTTGGCACGCATCGCACGTTTGTGCAGATCGTCGACCTTCCCGAGCGCGTCGGACAACTGATCATTGCGACGAACGACGGTTGCCACACGCGTCATGATGTCACCCAATTCTTGGTGAATCAAATAGGGGTTCTCATCCGACGAAGAATCGCCCTTGAGCAGTTCGTCGTGACGAGTCTGTTGTTTCTGAACAGCACCATCGCTCACCGAGGCCGGCAAGTCTTTGTAGTTCTGTGGCTGGCTGGACGCGTAGTTCAGGATCGATGATCCCGTGAACAGCCCAGTAAAGATGCACGACAACAGCGAGTTTGCACCCAAGCGGTTTGCACCGTGGTAGTGATAGTCACACTCGCCGATGGCGTAGAGCCCGGGGATGTTGGTCATGTGGTTCCGCGGTGCGCCGGCTTCCATACCGCCGCTGGCACTTTTCACATAATCGGCCCAAAGCCCGCCCATGCTGTAGTGAACGGCCGGGAAGATTCGCATTGGCTCGACCCGTGGATCGACGCCCTGGAACTTCTCGTAAATTTCTAAAATCCCACCAAGCTTGCGGTCAAGTTCCGCCTTGGGGATGTGCGTCAGGTCCAGATAAACCGCCATGCGATCCGATTCGACGCTCAGCCCTTCGTTGACACAAATGTCGAAAATTTCCCGCGTCGCGATATCACGGGGCACCAGGTTGCCATACTTCGGATAGCGTTCTTCCAGGAAATAGAAACGCTCGTTTTCGGGGATGTCCATCGGCGAACGGACGTCGTGCGGTTTCCGCGGCACCCAGACTCGGCCGCCTTCGCCCCGCGCCGATTCGCTCATCAGCCGTAGCTTGTCGCTGCCAGGGATCGCGGTCGGGTGAACTTGGATGAATTCGCCGTTGCCGTACTTCGCACCCGCTTGGAAACAGCGACTCGCCGCGCTTCCGGTACAGAACACGCTCATCGTGCTGCGACCGTAAACCAAGCCGCAACCGCCCGTCGCGACAACCACGGCGTCTGCTGGGAAAGCACGAATCTTCATCGAAACCATGTCTTGAGCCACCGCGCCACGGCAACGGCCCTCGTCGTCCATGATCGGACCCAGAAAGTCCCAGAACTCATACTTCTTGACCAAGCCTTCGCTTTCCCGCCGTCGGACTTGTTCGTCCAATCCGTAAAGCAATTGTTGGCCGGTGGTAGCACCCGCGAACGCCGTTCTTTTGTAAAGCGTTCCGCCGAACCGACGACGATCCAAAAAACCTTCGCCGGTGCGATTGAATGGAACGCCGAGCCGATCCATCAAGTCGATGATCTTTGGTCCCCACTCGGTCATTTCCTTGACCGGCGGTTGGTGGTTCAGAAAATCACCTCCGTAAACGGTATCGTCGAAGTGCTTCCATTCGCTGTCGCCGAGTTGACGAGTTTGGTCGTTGCACGAATTGATACCGCCTTGGGCGCACACACTGTGCGAGCGCTTGACGGGAGTCAGGCTGAGCAGATCGACCGAAACGCCTAGTTCAGCCAACTTCATCGTTGACGCAAGACCGGCCAATCCGCCGCCAATGACGACTACGCGATGTTCTGCCATGGAGTTGAATTCCTTAACCAATTGCTGCGATGAGTGTTCTGTGGGTTCACCCTGGGATTCGCCCCAAGGTAATAATCATGCCGTGACAAGCCCGGCTTTGGCAGCGGCAAACGATGCTGGACCGGACTGACACGTTTATTCCGTTTCCAATAGCCGCTTTTCGTCGTTCTTGGGTACCGTTCCGGCCTTCTCGGAGGCGTCATACATACGGTTTTCGACTTCGCGGTATGCTTTGATCTCGTCCGTGCTAGGTGCGACCGCAGCCCACCAAGCCGTCGTTCCAATAACCGCAAGCAATAGTCCGAACGCCACACAGACTTTCGTGGCTCGGGCCTGGGCGGATGGCGTGATCCAGATCCCCCAGGTGATTCCGGCGGTCCAAAGGCCGTTGGCCAGGTGGTAAACGCACGACATGACGCCAATCAGGTAGAACGCGGGCCAGAAGAAGCCTTCCATCGCCGCGACCAGCGTACTGGCAGCATTGTAGGGATAGAACGAGCCGAATCCGATCGGTCGGATCACATCCAACCAAACGTGGGCGTGCATCCAACCGTGCAAATGCAGAACGTGAAAGAACAGGTAAACCAAAGCAATGACGCCCGTTACGCGCTGCCAAACGTACCGTCGATTTGTTGCAAACTTGTAGTGTTGGGCGTTGGAGTGCCCGGTTTTCGCGATCCAGATTCCAACGATGGCGTGGAACAACAGCGGCAGAAAGATTCCGCCCCATTCAATCACCGGCAGCAGTTCGCCAGGGCTGTGGATCATGAAGACAGCCCGCTGGAACGTTTCTGCCCCTGTGATCAGGCTGGCATTCGTTGTCAGGTGAACGCACATGTACAACCCAAGCGGCACGATGCCCAACAGCGAGTGAACGCGTCGAATCGCAAACTCGTGCCGCATGAAAAACGTGGATACGGGTACTGAGTCGCTCATGAGTTGGGATCGACTGGGGATGCGGTGGTACGAAATGGTTGTGGTCGGCCTTGCACACGCTCGACTTCCTACCCGCTAGGTTAATGCAAAAGGCGTCCAAGGTGTGACCCCACCGGGCGTGGATAACTTGTCGCAGTGGTCCAGAAATTGTTCGGGAATTCAATCCATGAGGAAACAGGCGGAATGAACATTTGGATCATCGTTGCTGTCGCGATCTCCGTCGTGCTGATCAGCATTCTCGTGTTTCGGTTGCACGCTTTCCTGACACTGTTGTTGGCTGGTTTTTTAGTTGCCGTCTTGGCAACGGGTGAACCGCTGGCGCAGTTCGTCGACTATCAAATCGAAAAAGGCAGCCTAGATGCCGCCGAGGGCGCGGCGCTTCTTAGCCAATCGGCGTCGTCTCGGTTGGCCAGTTCATTCGGTGAGACCGCGGGCAAGATCGGTATTCTGATCGCGCTGGCCAGCATCGTGGGTGGCTGTTTGTTGGAATCACGAGCCGCGACCGTCATCGTTGATCGCATGTTGGCGTACGTGGGGCCTCGCCGCGCACCGGAGGCGCTGGCGGTCAGCTCGTTTGTGCTAGGGATTCCTGTCTACTTTGACACCGTTTTCTATCTGATGATCCCGCTGGCTCGCAGTCTTCGTGAACGAGTCGGTCGCGATTATGTGTTGTTCATTCTGGCAGTCATGGCGGGCGGATCGATTGCCCACTCGTTGGTTCCGCCAACACCGGGACCACTGCTGGTGGCTGGCATCATCGGCGTCGACATCGGTACGATGATGATCGCGGGGTTGTCGATCGGCTTGTTCAGCAGCGTGTTGTCGCTGGCTTCGGCGCGCGTCATCAACCATTTCGTTGACGTCCCGCTGCGTGCAGCCGAAGAACTTCAAGGCGAATCGATCGCGCCGTCACGAACGGCCGAAGAGGCTGCCATGCCAATGCCGGGGCTGACCGAGTCGCTGTTGCCGATCGCCGTGCCTGTGCTGCTGATCGGCATCGCGTCGATTTTGGACTACTTGGTCGACGCGGGACAAATCGAGACTTCGTCGTTCGCGCGAGGCTTGATCACACTGGGCGATAAAAACATCGCGTTGGCGATCGCCGTTGGTTTCGCGTTCTGGTTGCTGAAGTATTGTCCATCGCGATCGAAGGTCACGTTGGTCAGTCGCTCGCTCGGATCGGCAGGCAACATCATTTTGATCACTTCTGCCGGCGGTGCGTTCGGCGTGATGCTTCGGCAAGCCGGTATCGAAGAAGCGGTGGGCGCGTTTGCGGGTGGCGTTCCGGGGCTGATGATCTTGCCGGTCGCCTTCGCAGTAACCGCATCAATTCGAACATTGCAGGGCTCGGCGACGGTCGCCATGATCACCGCTGCGGGAGTTCTGCAGGGTTTGGCGCAAGCAGAATCGCTGCCGTTTCATCCCGTGTATTTGGCGATGGCGATCGGGGCCGGCAGCAAGCCGATTGCCTGGATGACCGACAGCGGCTTTTGGATCATCACGCGTATGAGCGGTATGACCGAGTCCGAGGGCCTGAAAGTGGTTTCCACGATGAGTACCGCGATGGGCTTCTCGGCGCTGGCGGTCACGATGATTTTCGCGGCCATCTATCCGGCCAGGTAGCCGTCTATCCAGCTAGTTAGTGTCTGTCCGGAAATCACTCCGAGTGCGATTTCCTCGGGGTGAGCTTACGAGTTTCAGTCGCGAAGATTCGGATTCCGAGTAGCGGGCGAAGTGATTTCCGGCTTCTCTACATGTTTTGCGAGC of Rubripirellula tenax contains these proteins:
- the sdhA gene encoding succinate dehydrogenase flavoprotein subunit, with amino-acid sequence MAEHRVVVIGGGLAGLASTMKLAELGVSVDLLSLTPVKRSHSVCAQGGINSCNDQTRQLGDSEWKHFDDTVYGGDFLNHQPPVKEMTEWGPKIIDLMDRLGVPFNRTGEGFLDRRRFGGTLYKRTAFAGATTGQQLLYGLDEQVRRRESEGLVKKYEFWDFLGPIMDDEGRCRGAVAQDMVSMKIRAFPADAVVVATGGCGLVYGRSTMSVFCTGSAASRCFQAGAKYGNGEFIQVHPTAIPGSDKLRLMSESARGEGGRVWVPRKPHDVRSPMDIPENERFYFLEERYPKYGNLVPRDIATREIFDICVNEGLSVESDRMAVYLDLTHIPKAELDRKLGGILEIYEKFQGVDPRVEPMRIFPAVHYSMGGLWADYVKSASGGMEAGAPRNHMTNIPGLYAIGECDYHYHGANRLGANSLLSCIFTGLFTGSSILNYASSQPQNYKDLPASVSDGAVQKQQTRHDELLKGDSSSDENPYLIHQELGDIMTRVATVVRRNDQLSDALGKVDDLHKRAMRAKLSDTGSWSNQNVIFTKSLQDMFPLAKTLLKGALMRDECRGAHFKPAFDKPSLTAEDPAERRQQAEKWCDDFEENNRKFLKSTIARWNTETLMPDITYEDVDTSLLAPRPRLYGLVGAEDIEKVWKERADTKKAMEPATA
- a CDS encoding succinate dehydrogenase cytochrome b558 subunit, coding for MSDSVPVSTFFMRHEFAIRRVHSLLGIVPLGLYMCVHLTTNASLITGAETFQRAVFMIHSPGELLPVIEWGGIFLPLLFHAIVGIWIAKTGHSNAQHYKFATNRRYVWQRVTGVIALVYLFFHVLHLHGWMHAHVWLDVIRPIGFGSFYPYNAASTLVAAMEGFFWPAFYLIGVMSCVYHLANGLWTAGITWGIWITPSAQARATKVCVAFGLLLAVIGTTAWWAAVAPSTDEIKAYREVENRMYDASEKAGTVPKNDEKRLLETE
- a CDS encoding GntP family permease — encoded protein: MNIWIIVAVAISVVLISILVFRLHAFLTLLLAGFLVAVLATGEPLAQFVDYQIEKGSLDAAEGAALLSQSASSRLASSFGETAGKIGILIALASIVGGCLLESRAATVIVDRMLAYVGPRRAPEALAVSSFVLGIPVYFDTVFYLMIPLARSLRERVGRDYVLFILAVMAGGSIAHSLVPPTPGPLLVAGIIGVDIGTMMIAGLSIGLFSSVLSLASARVINHFVDVPLRAAEELQGESIAPSRTAEEAAMPMPGLTESLLPIAVPVLLIGIASILDYLVDAGQIETSSFARGLITLGDKNIALAIAVGFAFWLLKYCPSRSKVTLVSRSLGSAGNIILITSAGGAFGVMLRQAGIEEAVGAFAGGVPGLMILPVAFAVTASIRTLQGSATVAMITAAGVLQGLAQAESLPFHPVYLAMAIGAGSKPIAWMTDSGFWIITRMSGMTESEGLKVVSTMSTAMGFSALAVTMIFAAIYPAR